In one window of Spirochaetota bacterium DNA:
- a CDS encoding GNAT family N-acetyltransferase, with protein MKIINLTDEYRDLYYVCLEDWSEEIKEAGDHKRVWYNNMKDKGLDVKLALDDDGIVGGMIQYIPIEHSFALGKDVYFINCIWVHGHKKGRGNFQKKGMGKSLLEAAESDVKAKGAKGIAAWGISLPFWMKSSGIKSRDMKKWISKGCRCCFGSPLLKMQRLLNG; from the coding sequence ATGAAGATAATCAATCTTACTGATGAATATAGGGATTTGTATTATGTTTGCCTTGAAGATTGGTCAGAGGAGATTAAAGAGGCGGGTGACCACAAGAGGGTCTGGTATAATAATATGAAAGACAAGGGACTTGATGTGAAGCTTGCTCTTGATGATGATGGAATTGTGGGAGGGATGATTCAGTATATTCCAATTGAACATTCATTTGCATTAGGAAAGGATGTTTATTTTATAAATTGCATTTGGGTTCATGGGCATAAGAAGGGTAGGGGAAATTTTCAGAAAAAAGGGATGGGAAAATCGTTACTTGAGGCTGCTGAAAGTGATGTGAAGGCTAAAGGTGCAAAGGGAATCGCTGCTTGGGGGATTTCCCTGCCCTTTTGGATGAAGTCCTCAGGTATAAAAAGCAGGGATATGAAAAAGTGGATAAGCAAGGGATGCAGGTGCTGCT
- a CDS encoding MFS transporter, which translates to MQLNNKRAIFGWGMYDWANSAYVTSIMAVFFPIFFNQFWSIDTDTTINTARLGMANSIAGIFIAMVAPILGAIADKGTSKRKFLFFFTYLGIVMSSSLYLVAKGSWQIAIILYILATIGFSGGNIFYDSLITGIASEEKIDFVSSLGYSLGYLGGGILLSLNVWMTLSPKTFGFTSIDEAVRWSFLSVSIWWALFSVPLFLFVKEPASEKEKPTVGMIKSGFIQLKETFQQVRHMKTIFLFLISYWLYIDGVDTIIRMAVDYGISIGLKSNNIVLALLITQFIGFPSSIAFGYLGGRIGTKRAIFIAIIVYLFVTIWGAFINSKIEFYILSSIIGLVQGGIQALSRSFYAKIIPVDKSAEFFGFYNMIGKFAVVIGPVLMGGVGLLVRSMGYSGDIATRVSITSISLLFIIGGTLFYFVNEDRAIDEIKNLS; encoded by the coding sequence ATGCAACTTAATAACAAGAGAGCAATATTTGGATGGGGAATGTATGACTGGGCTAATTCAGCTTATGTCACTTCAATCATGGCTGTCTTCTTCCCAATTTTTTTTAATCAATTCTGGAGTATTGATACAGATACTACAATCAACACGGCTAGGTTAGGAATGGCGAATTCCATCGCTGGTATCTTTATTGCAATGGTAGCTCCAATACTCGGAGCGATTGCTGATAAGGGAACATCAAAAAGGAAATTTCTTTTCTTTTTTACCTATTTAGGTATTGTGATGAGTTCTTCTCTATACTTGGTTGCAAAGGGGAGTTGGCAAATTGCCATAATATTGTATATCCTTGCAACCATTGGATTCTCAGGGGGGAACATCTTTTATGACTCTCTGATAACTGGTATCGCTTCTGAAGAAAAGATAGATTTCGTTTCGTCGCTGGGTTACTCTTTAGGGTATTTAGGCGGTGGAATTCTTCTATCCTTGAACGTATGGATGACCCTAAGTCCAAAAACCTTTGGATTTACATCCATTGATGAGGCTGTAAGATGGTCATTCCTTTCCGTTAGTATCTGGTGGGCTCTATTTTCTGTGCCCTTATTCCTATTTGTCAAGGAACCAGCTAGTGAAAAGGAAAAACCTACAGTAGGCATGATTAAGTCCGGATTTATACAACTCAAAGAAACATTTCAGCAAGTTCGTCATATGAAGACCATCTTTTTATTCCTAATATCTTATTGGCTCTATATAGACGGGGTGGATACTATCATTCGTATGGCTGTAGATTATGGAATCTCAATTGGACTTAAATCCAACAATATAGTCCTAGCCTTGCTCATCACACAGTTCATTGGGTTCCCATCCTCTATAGCATTTGGTTACCTCGGAGGCAGAATCGGCACAAAGCGGGCAATATTTATCGCCATAATCGTTTATCTCTTCGTTACTATTTGGGGCGCCTTTATAAACAGTAAAATCGAGTTCTATATTCTATCTAGTATAATTGGCCTAGTTCAAGGCGGCATTCAAGCATTAAGTCGGTCATTCTATGCAAAGATTATACCTGTGGACAAATCGGCCGAATTCTTTGGATTCTATAATATGATAGGTAAATTTGCTGTAGTGATTGGCCCAGTGCTCATGGGCGGAGTCGGTCTCTTAGTAAGATCTATGGGATATAGCGGTGATATTGCAACTAGGGTTAGTATTACATCTATCTCATTATTGTTTATTATTGGGGGGACCCTATTCTATTTTGTGAATGAAGACAGAGCTATAGATGAAATCAAAAATTTGTCATAG